In the Candidatus Brocadiia bacterium genome, one interval contains:
- a CDS encoding fibronectin type III domain-containing protein has protein sequence MFKVGKITLVLMLFAAVIFGYGGLCQDYGISGKSGSSSGVKPKPNAPINLTAVAISQSEINLYWTDTAQVEDGFVLERSTDGVTYTLCATIAADVSMYSDTGLTPDVNYRYRLKAFNASGESVYSGEASAIPLGAPVSLAVNAVYYSEINLSWINNSISEEGVKIERKTGIAGTYALITTVAVADVAVYLDTGLIDGTLYYYRVRFYNASGDGSYSVESSISTPISPPSALNTSVISSSQIDLSWTDNSASEDGYKIERKTGLDGTYAVISTVVGTDIAAYSDIGLVDGAVYYYLVCAYNSTGESAYSNEASPAIPLNAPTVLAASAISASLINLDWIDNSNNETGFKIERKQEGDVYAEIATAAADATAFADTAAPVDGVNYYYRVKSINDTYESTYSNEPVVFAPINAPSSLSATGISNSQINLSWADNSGSETGFIIEKKTGLAGSYAPITTIVGSDVTSYQDGSLSDGIAYYYRICTYNSLADSGYSNEAYASTYINAPVELNTTSVSVSQIDLSWVDNSGSETGFKIERKTAITGTYAVVTSTVGANVTTYLDTNLVDGTVYYYRVCAYNLTVDSTYSNETSGTTGIIPPSGLTARVISFSRIDLSWTDNSGSEAGFQLERRTSTNNNYTLVATIGANATAYSDTGLSAFTPYFYRIRSFNGTGNSAYSDETSVTTALSNSESGLWNYVRPITITNSGGLLTDCAVAVSPFSDPAFIDNTNLIGSWHFSENGGSNTADMSGNGNSASLYGPARVTGKFGNGLSFNGINDCVAVPDLSTLDIITSTLTIEAWVYPTANGTSAVILSKDLSYEIVLDNGVFKASVETSAPGNWARGGNQAVPLNQWSHLVFVHNDTSWKFYRNGAEVESIAPGGSQAGNITPSDRQLGIGGRDNGSGWDSFFAGIIDEVRVYNRALSGTEISTRYNSGAPRVRSDYADIRFTNNTMNEELIYWQESDNLFWVKIPSLPNGDTNIKMFYGGISTTPASNIANAYVAGYNFTIDSSAWTEIDSKNAIRQDTGLNLYNVTPAWDSALISNNSYNRAFNLTLYGKFTVFAATGRMMVGWAGNQITNPYFDQLIHGLYFNQGSLEIAENGITYTPNGPATTYTTATTYDFIIRLKDTGADYEIKGGAYAGWTNVYNGTGGNLTTSPLRISANQGDQSGYISHLVISQDAVPAPSSVVSNAERQLNTTSNLSATIISATQVNLSWQDDSPANDNFLVERSADEITWSSLGTVPYNTVTFTDSTALAGTTYYYWVKAVDAQSEEDPYASKIVTKTSVPDNPSQLAAVSITSSEISLEWRDNATNETGFKVERSTDAINYYLRATLAHNATFYTDSGLTEGITYYYRVKSYNGVGDANSDVIYVSTRPNVPSGVMASPISISQTSLTWVDNSNKENGSKIERKASGGIYAQVGTVGMNITAYSDAGLNGETTYYYRIKSFHNTLGDSLYSNEATVTTAPNAPSVLSATGISATQINLSWTDNSNAESGFKIERASASGGQAGTYSQIDTTSANIVTYADGSLSPEMVYYYRVLTYNANGNSPYCSEVSTTTAPNAPSALTATAVTSARIGISWTDNSAIETGFKIERKTEISGTYGQIASVGANTLYYLDTGLTAETVYYYRVHAYNSGGYSNYSNEEFITTPKPTWVSVVSSGHSLAIKTDDSLWAWGANNYGQLGLGDSIDRLVPTQVGSSLDWASVDGGNGSNLALKRDGSLWAWGGNYYGQLGLGDSTSRNTPTRVGTSNDWVMISAKGTHSLALKSNGTMWAWGYNTFGQLGLGNTTNKFSPTQIGTANDWVYINAGGYTSFAKKSDGSIWGWGMNYNYELGLGYYSSYKTSPIQTGSDTDWAAVSLGGAHTLGIKTNGSIYSWGSGAYDGRLGAGSSVWERLSPAQIEVDTNWASIRAGNEHSLALKSNGTIWTWGDNVYYQLGLGDSTNRYVPTQVGTDTNWVYIATHTSSTQCMAIKSDGTLWGWGYNSNGQLGLGDTTSRNLPAQVGVPPAAPTALSATAISSSQINLTWADNANNEGGFRLERSYEGITWSLYTSPAINSTLYNNTGLSEYYTYYYRIKAYNGISDSVYSNVVFAKTLISAPSLLVAETASNSQINLSWTDNSNTESGFKIERKTGIDGTYSEIASVGANNYIAAGNTVIDRASCISGSMGGATTTTFINRTSQITAAGNIDYFDVYLTQSGGSIRLKVFRDNGASWDLVGQSNWCSVSGQGSYRYSSPAIAVQAGDYIGLAISGSATQVDADETGGLISYISGEITGTTDKLTWTDNNYLVSLKAYVKVLSTYNDTGLAEGATYYYRVRTYKGTDYSFYSNEVLGITSSVALGDAVDAPTLNFITGGYANWFSQVVESYYGGDAARSGVITDAQSSWIEMSVNGKGTLTFHWKVSSGTTDNYLGFYVDGSWQNSISGEVDWNITPEQYTFSSAKKHTFKWSYFRGYFGVYGSDCGWLDKVTWTPAP, from the coding sequence GGCATTGCCGGAACTTATGCCTTGATCACCACGGTGGCCGTGGCTGATGTGGCCGTTTATTTGGACACTGGCCTTATTGACGGGACTTTATATTATTACCGGGTCAGGTTTTATAATGCGTCGGGCGACGGTTCATATTCGGTCGAATCCTCAATAAGCACGCCGATAAGCCCGCCATCGGCTTTAAACACCAGCGTCATTTCCTCGTCCCAAATTGATTTGAGTTGGACGGATAATTCGGCCAGCGAGGATGGTTATAAAATCGAACGCAAGACCGGCCTGGACGGGACGTATGCAGTGATTTCAACCGTGGTCGGGACTGATATCGCGGCCTATTCAGACATCGGCCTGGTTGATGGCGCCGTTTATTACTACCTCGTCTGCGCTTATAACTCTACCGGTGAGAGCGCTTATTCCAATGAGGCCAGCCCGGCCATTCCGCTCAATGCGCCGACCGTTCTGGCGGCCAGCGCCATATCGGCTTCGTTGATAAATCTGGACTGGATCGATAATTCCAACAACGAGACCGGATTCAAGATCGAGCGCAAGCAAGAAGGAGATGTCTACGCTGAAATCGCCACCGCCGCGGCCGATGCCACGGCCTTTGCCGATACCGCCGCGCCGGTTGACGGGGTCAACTATTATTACCGGGTCAAGTCAATCAATGACACTTATGAGAGCACTTATTCCAACGAGCCGGTCGTATTCGCGCCCATCAACGCGCCATCATCCCTGAGCGCCACGGGTATTTCCAACTCTCAGATAAACCTGAGCTGGGCCGACAACTCCGGCAGCGAGACCGGGTTCATCATCGAGAAGAAAACCGGCCTGGCCGGTAGTTACGCCCCGATAACCACCATCGTCGGCTCAGACGTGACTTCTTATCAAGACGGCTCATTGTCAGACGGCATCGCCTATTATTACCGTATTTGCACTTATAATTCCCTGGCTGATAGCGGGTATTCCAACGAAGCCTACGCCAGCACTTACATCAATGCGCCGGTGGAACTGAATACCACGTCGGTGTCGGTATCCCAGATAGACCTCAGCTGGGTGGATAATTCCGGTAGTGAAACAGGGTTTAAAATAGAGCGCAAAACGGCTATTACCGGCACCTACGCGGTGGTAACCTCGACCGTCGGCGCCAATGTTACCACCTACCTGGATACCAATCTGGTTGATGGCACTGTTTATTATTATCGGGTGTGCGCCTATAATCTGACCGTTGACAGCACTTATTCCAACGAGACATCCGGCACGACCGGCATTATCCCGCCGTCAGGATTGACCGCTAGGGTTATTTCGTTCTCGCGCATAGACCTGTCTTGGACGGATAACTCCGGCAGTGAGGCCGGATTCCAGCTGGAGCGCCGGACCAGCACCAATAATAATTATACACTGGTGGCCACTATCGGCGCCAATGCAACGGCATATTCTGATACCGGACTTTCTGCGTTTACCCCCTATTTCTATCGCATCAGGTCTTTTAACGGCACCGGCAACAGCGCCTATTCTGACGAGACTTCGGTTACTACGGCGTTATCAAATTCAGAAAGCGGCTTGTGGAATTATGTCAGGCCTATTACCATCACCAACAGCGGGGGGCTGCTGACCGACTGCGCCGTAGCCGTAAGCCCGTTCAGCGACCCGGCTTTTATAGATAACACCAATCTGATCGGCTCATGGCACTTCTCCGAAAACGGCGGTTCCAACACGGCCGATATGTCCGGCAACGGCAATAGCGCTTCATTATACGGTCCGGCCAGGGTGACCGGTAAGTTTGGAAATGGACTTTCTTTCAACGGCATAAACGACTGTGTAGCGGTACCGGACCTGAGCACTTTGGATATTATCACAAGCACCCTGACCATCGAAGCCTGGGTTTATCCCACAGCCAACGGCACTTCAGCCGTCATCTTAAGCAAAGACTTATCCTATGAGATAGTTCTGGATAATGGCGTATTCAAGGCATCAGTGGAGACCTCAGCCCCGGGCAACTGGGCCAGGGGCGGCAACCAGGCCGTACCGCTTAACCAGTGGTCGCACCTGGTCTTTGTCCATAACGATACCAGCTGGAAGTTCTACCGCAACGGCGCAGAGGTGGAAAGCATCGCTCCGGGAGGCAGCCAGGCCGGCAATATCACGCCGTCCGATCGGCAATTAGGAATAGGCGGCCGGGATAACGGCAGCGGCTGGGATTCGTTCTTCGCCGGTATCATAGACGAGGTCAGGGTCTATAACCGGGCATTATCAGGAACGGAAATAAGCACCCGCTATAATTCCGGCGCGCCCCGGGTTCGGTCTGATTACGCTGATATCAGATTCACCAACAATACCATGAACGAGGAATTGATCTATTGGCAGGAGAGCGATAACCTCTTCTGGGTCAAGATACCGTCCCTGCCCAATGGCGATACCAATATCAAGATGTTCTACGGCGGCATTTCCACTACCCCGGCCAGCAATATTGCCAATGCTTATGTAGCCGGCTATAATTTCACTATTGATTCCTCTGCTTGGACTGAAATTGATTCCAAAAACGCCATCCGTCAGGATACCGGTCTGAATCTGTATAATGTAACGCCGGCCTGGGATTCGGCTTTGATATCAAACAATAGTTATAACCGGGCGTTTAATTTAACCCTTTACGGGAAATTCACCGTATTTGCTGCGACCGGCAGAATGATGGTCGGATGGGCCGGTAACCAGATTACCAACCCTTATTTTGACCAGTTGATTCACGGCTTGTATTTTAACCAGGGTAGTCTGGAAATTGCCGAAAACGGCATCACTTATACGCCTAACGGCCCGGCCACGACTTATACAACCGCTACTACATACGATTTTATAATTCGGCTTAAGGACACCGGGGCCGATTACGAAATCAAGGGCGGCGCTTATGCCGGTTGGACCAACGTTTATAACGGTACCGGCGGTAACTTGACCACCTCGCCCTTGAGGATTTCGGCCAATCAAGGCGATCAGTCAGGTTATATCAGTCATCTGGTCATCTCGCAGGATGCGGTGCCGGCGCCTTCTTCAGTTGTTTCCAACGCCGAAAGGCAGCTCAACACTACCTCCAATCTTTCGGCTACGATTATTTCGGCCACCCAGGTAAATCTTAGTTGGCAGGACGATTCCCCGGCCAATGATAATTTTCTGGTAGAGCGCTCAGCAGACGAGATAACCTGGTCATCCCTGGGAACGGTGCCGTACAATACTGTGACATTTACGGATTCGACCGCCTTGGCCGGGACGACCTATTATTACTGGGTTAAGGCGGTTGACGCCCAATCCGAAGAGGACCCCTATGCGTCCAAAATAGTTACCAAAACATCCGTGCCGGATAACCCCTCGCAGTTGGCTGCGGTTTCTATCACGTCATCAGAGATAAGCCTGGAGTGGCGGGACAATGCCACTAATGAAACCGGCTTCAAAGTGGAACGCTCGACCGATGCCATAAACTATTACCTGCGCGCGACGCTTGCTCATAATGCCACATTTTATACCGACAGTGGCCTGACCGAAGGTATTACCTATTATTACCGAGTGAAGTCTTATAACGGCGTGGGCGATGCCAATTCAGACGTTATCTATGTTTCCACTCGTCCCAATGTGCCGTCAGGGGTGATGGCCAGCCCGATATCAATTTCCCAGACCAGCCTGACCTGGGTTGATAATTCCAATAAGGAAAACGGATCCAAAATAGAACGTAAGGCAAGCGGCGGTATTTACGCCCAGGTCGGGACTGTCGGGATGAATATTACCGCGTATTCTGATGCCGGGCTTAACGGCGAAACGACTTATTATTATCGGATTAAATCTTTCCATAATACCCTGGGCGATAGTTTATATTCCAATGAAGCCACAGTTACTACGGCGCCTAATGCGCCCTCGGTGTTAAGCGCCACTGGTATATCAGCCACCCAGATAAATCTATCCTGGACCGACAACTCCAATGCGGAATCGGGGTTTAAGATAGAACGTGCATCCGCCTCCGGTGGGCAAGCCGGCACATACTCCCAGATTGATACTACTAGCGCCAATATCGTAACATATGCTGACGGCAGTCTTAGCCCTGAGATGGTTTATTATTACCGTGTTCTGACATATAACGCCAACGGCAACAGCCCTTATTGCAGCGAGGTCTCGACTACCACCGCGCCTAATGCACCGTCAGCGCTTACTGCTACAGCTGTAACTTCAGCCAGAATTGGTATTAGCTGGACTGATAATTCTGCTATAGAAACAGGGTTTAAGATAGAGCGCAAGACCGAAATCTCCGGAACCTATGGCCAGATTGCTTCCGTGGGCGCAAATACCTTATATTATCTTGATACCGGCCTGACCGCTGAAACTGTTTATTATTATCGCGTCCATGCTTATAATAGCGGCGGGTATAGCAACTATTCTAACGAAGAATTTATAACCACGCCTAAACCAACCTGGGTGTCTGTTGTTTCTTCAGGACATTCCCTTGCGATAAAAACAGACGATTCCTTATGGGCATGGGGTGCTAATAACTATGGTCAATTAGGATTGGGGGACTCTATCGATCGGTTAGTTCCAACGCAGGTAGGTTCATCCTTAGATTGGGCTTCAGTTGATGGCGGAAATGGGAGCAACTTGGCTTTAAAGAGAGATGGATCACTCTGGGCATGGGGTGGTAATTATTATGGTCAGTTAGGACTTGGAGATTCAACTAGTAGAAACACACCAACACGTGTCGGTACCTCTAATGATTGGGTTATGATTTCCGCGAAAGGAACGCATTCGCTGGCTCTTAAATCTAACGGAACAATGTGGGCATGGGGTTATAATACTTTTGGTCAATTAGGTCTGGGAAATACCACTAATAAGTTTTCTCCCACCCAGATAGGGACAGCTAATGATTGGGTTTATATTAATGCCGGAGGTTACACTTCTTTTGCAAAAAAATCCGATGGTTCGATATGGGGTTGGGGCATGAACTATAATTATGAGTTAGGTCTGGGTTACTATAGTTCTTATAAAACGTCTCCTATTCAGACAGGCAGTGACACAGATTGGGCTGCGGTTTCACTTGGAGGGGCCCATACGCTGGGTATAAAAACAAACGGCAGCATTTATTCATGGGGTTCAGGAGCATATGACGGCCGATTAGGCGCCGGTTCATCAGTGTGGGAAAGACTTTCTCCAGCCCAGATAGAGGTTGACACAAATTGGGCATCTATAAGAGCAGGCAATGAACATTCTTTAGCATTGAAATCCAACGGAACTATCTGGACATGGGGAGATAATGTATACTATCAATTAGGCCTTGGCGATTCAACAAATCGATATGTTCCAACCCAGGTTGGAACTGATACTAATTGGGTTTATATTGCAACCCATACTTCTAGTACTCAATGCATGGCCATAAAATCAGACGGGACTTTATGGGGATGGGGATACAATAGTAACGGGCAGTTGGGTTTGGGTGACACTACAAGCAGGAATCTACCGGCCCAGGTCGGCGTGCCTCCGGCGGCGCCGACGGCGCTTTCGGCAACCGCCATATCCTCATCCCAGATTAACCTGACCTGGGCGGACAATGCCAATAATGAAGGTGGTTTTAGATTGGAACGCTCTTATGAGGGCATTACCTGGTCCCTATATACCTCTCCAGCAATAAACTCTACATTATATAACAATACCGGCCTTTCCGAGTACTACACTTATTATTACCGTATTAAGGCTTATAACGGTATCAGTGATAGCGTTTATTCCAATGTTGTATTCGCCAAAACCCTTATCAGCGCGCCTTCTTTGCTGGTGGCCGAAACCGCCTCCAACAGCCAAATCAATCTTTCCTGGACCGATAATTCAAATACAGAATCAGGGTTTAAAATAGAGCGCAAGACCGGTATTGATGGAACATATTCAGAAATAGCTTCGGTTGGAGCAAATAATTATATAGCTGCTGGGAATACTGTTATTGATCGTGCATCCTGTATCAGCGGGAGTATGGGCGGCGCCACCACGACTACTTTTATAAATAGGACCAGCCAGATTACTGCCGCCGGAAATATTGATTACTTTGACGTATATTTAACCCAATCTGGTGGTAGCATTAGGCTCAAAGTATTCCGTGATAATGGAGCTTCGTGGGATTTGGTTGGGCAATCTAATTGGTGCTCTGTTTCGGGGCAAGGAAGCTACAGATATAGTTCCCCTGCTATTGCTGTTCAGGCGGGCGACTATATCGGTTTGGCAATAAGCGGTTCTGCAACACAGGTAGATGCGGACGAAACTGGCGGTCTAATAAGTTATATATCAGGTGAGATTACAGGCACTACGGATAAATTAACCTGGACCGATAATAACTACTTAGTATCTCTTAAAGCTTATGTTAAAGTTCTAAGCACCTATAATGATACCGGACTGGCTGAAGGCGCGACCTATTATTACCGCGTTCGAACCTATAAAGGAACTGATTACAGTTTTTATTCTAATGAAGTCTTGGGCATTACGTCTTCTGTTGCTTTAGGCGATGCGGTAGACGCGCCTACTTTAAATTTTATTACCGGTGGCTATGCTAACTGGTTCAGCCAGGTTGTTGAGTCATACTACGGTGGCGATGCGGCTCGGAGTGGTGTCATTACCGATGCTCAGAGCTCCTGGATAGAAATGTCTGTTAACGGCAAGGGCACCCTGACTTTTCACTGGAAGGTTTCGTCAGGAACGACTGATAATTACCTTGGATTTTATGTAGATGGTTCATGGCAAAATAGTATTAGCGGAGAGGTGGATTGGAATATAACGCCTGAACAATACACATTCTCCAGTGCAAAAAAGCATACTTTCAAATGGTCATATTTTAGAGGTTATTTTGGCGTATATGGTTCTGACTGTGGTTGGTTGGATAAGGTCACCTGGACGCCCGCGCCATAA